The Meriones unguiculatus strain TT.TT164.6M chromosome 1, Bangor_MerUng_6.1, whole genome shotgun sequence genome has a segment encoding these proteins:
- the Tmem109 gene encoding transmembrane protein 109, with protein MVDSDSSPSWGRRLFKAILMVLVALLLVHSASSQSHRDFVTPGQQKREASADILTQIGRSIKETLDTWLGPETMHVISETLLQVMWAISSAISVACFALSGIAAQLLSALGLDGEQLTQSLKLSPSQVQTLLLWGAAALVIYWLLSLLLGLLLALLGRILGGLKLVLFVAGFVGLVRSVPDPSTRALMLLALLTVFALLSRLTGSRGSGTHLEAKVRGLERQIEELRGRQRRAAKAPRSLEED; from the exons ATGGTAGACTCAGACAGCAGTCCATCATGGGGCAGGCGTCTGTTCAAAGCCATCCTAATGGTCCTAGTGGCTCTTCTCCTCGTCCACTCAGCATCATCTCAGTCCCATCGAGACTTTGTCACCCCTGGCCAGCAGAAGAGAGAGGCCTCAGCTGATATTTTGACCCAGATTGGCCGATCTATAAAGGAGACTCTGGATACCTGGCTGGGGCCAGAGACCATGCACGTGATTTCAGAG ACTCTGTTGCAGGTGATGtgggccatctcctcagccatCTCTGTGGCCTGCTTTGCCCTGTCTGGGATTGCTGCCCAGTTGCTGAGTGCCCTGGGGCTGGATG GTGAACAACTCACCCAGAGCTTGAAGCTCAGCCCTAGCCAAGTCCAGACCCTTCTACTCTGGGGAGCAGCAGCCCTAGTCATCTACTGGCTGCTGTCCCTGCTCCTCGGCTTGCTCTTGGCCTTGCTAGGGAGGATCCTGGGGGGTCTGAAGCTTGTCCTCTTTGTGGCTGGCTTTGTGGGCCTGGTGAGGTCAGTGCCCGACCCCTCCACCCGGGCCTTGATGCTCCTGGCCTTGCTGACTGTCTTTGCCTTGCTGAGCCGGCTCACTGGCTCTAGGGGCTCAGGGACCCACCTGGAAGCCAAGGTGAGAGGGCTGGAGCGCCAGATAGAAGAGCTGCGTGGGAGGCAAAGGCGAGCAGCCAAGGCACCCCGGAGTTTGGAGGAAGATTGA
- the Slc15a3 gene encoding solute carrier family 15 member 3 isoform X1, with protein sequence MSAPRAGEQPSRSGERRPLLAQGSRAPPRWRRTAVAAVLLVQLLERAAFFGVTSNLVLYLNSLNFNWEGEHASRATLLFLGASYLLAPVGGWLADVYLGRFLAISLSLLLYLATTGLLLTVITDDGRRSFCGEMPELPLGPACPSGDCQSFWSSPYCATTLYLVLLLLALAASSVRSNLTSFGADQVMDLGRDATRRFFNWFYWSISLGAVLSLLVVAFIEQNISFLWGYSIIVGLVGLAFFIFLLATPVFITKPPTGSQVSSMLKLAFQNCCPRCSSRDSEAAHLLPAQRYQQPGASPQEDRDNFQVLVKLLPVMVTLVPYWMVYFQMQSTYVLQGLHLHIPNIFRTNPNSSSLSLRSASSNYRIPEAWLLLASVVVVLILVPVKDHVIDPLLLRWRLPPSALRKMALGMFFGFTSIIVAGVLEKERLQYIAANQTVPQVIGHDLYYAAPLSIWWQIPQYLLIGVSEIFTSIPGLEFAYSEAPRSMQGAIMGIFFCLSGVGSLLGSGLVALLSFPGGWMYCPKDFGNINNCRMDLYFFLLAGIQAVTAILFLWIAGRYERTRQDPASQSSSSRVRG encoded by the exons ATGTCTGCTCCTCGCGCCGGAGAGCAGCCAAGCAGGTCCGGAGAGCGGCGACCGCTGTTGGCTCAAGGCTCGCGGGCCCCCCCACGGTGGAGACGGACAGCGGTCGCCGCGGTGCTGCTAGTCCAGCTGCTGGAACGAGCTGCGTTCTTCGGCGTCACCTCCAACCTCGTGCTCTACCTCAACAGCTTGAACTTCAATTGGGAGGGCGAGCACGCTTCGCGGGCCACGCTCCTCTTCCTGGGCGCCTCCTACCTGCTGGCTCCAGTGGGAGGCTGGCTGGCCGACGTGTACCTGGGCCGCTTCCTCGCTATCTCGCTCAGCCTGCTGCTCTACCTGGCCACCACCGGCTTGCTGCTCACCGTCATCACCGACGATGGTCGCAGATCCTTCTGCGGAGAGATGCCCGAGCTTCCGCTGGGACCCGCCTGCCCATCCGGAGACTGCCAAAGCTTCTGGTCCAGCCCCTACTGCGCGACCACTCTCTACTTGGTGCTCCTGCTCCTGGCGCTGGCTGCCAGCTCCGTGAGGAGCAACCTCACGTCTTTTGGGGCTGACCAG GTGATGGATCTTGGGCGCGATGCCACCCGCCGCTTCTTCAACTGGTTCTATTGGAGCATCAGCCTGGGTGCCGTACTGTCCCTGCTGGTGGTGGCCTTCATTGAGCAGAACATCAGCTTCCTGTGGGGCTACAGCATTATCGTGGGCCTCGTGGGACTGGCATTCTTCATCTTTCTCCTTGCCACCCCCGTCTTCATCACCAAACCCCCAACAGGCAGCCAAGTGTCATCTATGCTGAAGCTTGCATTCCAAAACTGCTGTCCCCGGTGCTCTTCCAG GGACTCTGAAGCTGCCCACCTATTGCCTGCCCAGAGGTATCAACAGCCAGGAGCTTCTCCACAGGAAGACAGGGACAACTTCCAGGTGCTGGTGAAGCTCCTGCCTGTGATGGTGACCCTTGTGCCTTACTGGATGGTGTATTTCCAG ATGCAGTCTACCTATGTCCTTCAAGGTCTCCACCTCCATATCCCCAACATCTTCAGGACCAACCCTAACAGTAGCTCTCTATCTCTGAGATCAGCCAGCAGCAACTACAGG ATCCCAGAAGCCTGGCTCCTGCTGGCCAGCGTTGTGGTGGTGTTGATTCTGGTCCCTGTCAAGGACCACGTGATTGACCCTCTACTGCTTCGGTGGAGGCTACCGCCCTCAGCTCTGCGGAAGATGGCCCTGGGCATGTTCTTTGGGTTCACGTCCATCATTGTGGCAG GAGTCCTGGAGAAAGAACGCTTGCAGTACATCGCTGCCAACCAGACTGTGCCTCAGGTGATTGGGCACGACTTGTACTACGCGGCGCCACTGTCTATCTGGTGGCAAATCCCCCAGTACCTGCTCATCGGGGTCAGCGAGATTTTTACCAGCATCCCAG GTCTGGAGTTTGCCTACTCAGAAGCCCCACGCTCCATGCAGGGTGCAATCATGGGCATCTTCTTCTGCCTTTCGGGGGTAGGGTCACTGCTAGGCTCTGGCCTGGTGGCCTTACTCTCCTTTCCAGGAGGCTGGATGTACTGTCCCAAGGACTTTG GGAACATCAACAACTGCCGGATGGACCTCTACTTCTTCCTGCTGGCCGGCATTCAGGCTGTCACAGCCATCCTGTTTCTCTGGATTGCTGGTCGCTATGAGAGGACTCGTCAAGATCCGGCCTCCCAGAGCTCATCCAGCAGGGTCAGGGGCTGA
- the Tmem132a gene encoding transmembrane protein 132A isoform X2, translated as MCAAMAERAAAAPRGPHGAWLCLLVALALEVVRVGSNQDTTDPVYLPVALELLDAPEHFRVQQMGHYPSVNSSLSSRSETFLLLQPWPRAQPLLRASYPPFSTQQVVPPRVTEPHRQPVPWDVRAVSVEAAVTPAEPYARVLFHLKGQDWPPGPASLPCARLHATHPAGTAHQACRFQPSLGACVVELEFPSHWFSQSATTRAELAYTLEPAGERPGSCGPGTEEEPREQAIPVGSVELHPADPPQYQEVPLDEAVTLRAPNVPLRPGQLFTATLLLRRNFTASFLTLRIKVKKGLQVTAARPAQPTFWTAKLDRFKGSKHHTSLITCHRAGPAEPDSSPPELSEFLWVDFAVENSTGGGVAVTRPVTWQLEYPGQAPEAEKDKMVWEILVSERDIRALVPLAKAEELVNTAPLTGVPQRIPVRLVTVDSGGALEEVTGHIGCESANTQVLQVSEACDAVFVSGQESQGAKGVRVDFWWRRLRASLKLTVWAPLLPLRIELTDTTLEQIRGWRVPGPSEGQSEPEAAADEAERRSRGCRLQYQRAGVRFLVPFAAHPQDGGRRLTHLLGPDWMLDVSHLVAAHAHVQDPRIASLEGGRILVGQEPGVTSIEVRSPLSDSILGEQALAVTDDKVSVLELQVQPVMGIALSLSRGTSHPGEVTAMCWAQSSLPAPKQEVALSLWLSFSDHTLAPAELYDRSDLGLSVSAEEPSAVLPAEEQGAQLGVVVSGVGAGGLPLHVALHPPEPCRRGRHRVPLASGTAWLGLPPLPTPAPALPSSPARSPPLTEATVGGKRQLAGGMGAHVDVRGKFERAEEAGMEEDEAKEEEEDEEEMVPAPQRITNLELGMYALLGVFCLAILIFLVNGVVFVLRYQRKEPPDSATDPASPQPHNWVWLGTNQEELSRQLDRCSPPGPPKGEGGCPCESGAAGDAPAAVPSASEGTAGSSSTLARKDAGGRRKRVEFVTFAPAPPAQLPEEPVGAPAVQSILVAGEEDIRWVCEDMGLKDPEELRNYMERIRGSS; from the exons ATGTGCGCCGCGATGGCTGAACGCGCGGCTGCGGCCCCTCGGGGGCCCCACggtgcctggctctgcctcctggtgGCCCTCGCCCTGGAAGTCGTGAGAG TTGGCAGTAACCAAGACACCACGGACCCTGTCTACCTGCCAGTGGCCCTGGAACTCCTAGATGCCCCTGAACATTTTCGTGTGCAGCAGATGGGCCACTACCCATCTGTTAACTCTTCCCTGAGCTCCCGCTCTGAGACCTTTCTGCTCCTGCAGCCCTGGCCCAGGGCACAGCCACTTCTCCGGGCCTCCTACCCACCTTTTTCCACACAGCAG GTGGTCCCTCCTAGGGTCACTGAGCCTCACCGACAGCCTGTCCCTTGGGATGTGCGGGCTGTTTCCGTGGAAGCAGCTGTGACTCCAGCAGAACCTTATGCCCGTGTCCTCTTCCACCTCAAAGGGCAGGATTGGCCGCCAGGACCTGCCAGCTTGCCCTGTGCCCGGCTGCATGCCACACACCCTGCAGGCACTGCCCACCAAGCCTGCCGCTTCCAG CCATCTCTGGGTGCCTGCGTGGTGGAATTGGAGTTCCCTTCTCACTGGTTCTCCCAAAGTGCCACCACAAGGGCCGAACTGGCCTACACACTAGAGCCTGCGGGTGAGCGCCCTGGGAGCTGTGGCCCTGGCACAGAGGAGGAGCCCAGGGAGCAGGCTATCCCAGTGGGCAGTGTGGAGCTGCACCCTGCAGACCCCCCACAGTACCAGGAGGTCCCGTTGGATGAAGCAGTCACCCTGCGGGCACCCAATGTGCCACTGAGGCCCGGCCAGCTCTTCACTGCCACCCTCCTGCTCCGACGCAACTTCACAGCCAGCTTTCTTACACTGCG GATCAAGGTAAAGAAAGGGCTGCAGGTGACAGCTGCTCGCCCAGCCCAGCCCACCTTCTGGACTGCTAAATTAGACCGCTTCAAGGGCTCCAAGCACCACACCAGCCTGATCACCTGTCACCGTGCTGGGCCTGCAGAGCCAGATTCCAG CCCCCCTGAACTGTCTGAGTTCCTATGGGTGGACTTTGCGGTGGAGAATAGCACCGGTGGGGGCGTGGCAGTCACTCGCCCTGTCACGTGGCAGCTGGAGTACCCAGGTCAGGCCCCCGAAGCAGAGAAGGATAAAATGGTGTGGGAGATCCTGGTGTCTGAGCGGGACATCAGAGCCCTTGTCCCACTGGCCAAG GCTGAGGAGCTGGTGAACACGGCTCCACTGACTGGAGTGCCCCAGCGCATCCCTGTGCGTCTTGTCACTGTGGACAGTGGGGGAGCCCTGGAGGAGGTCACAGGACACATTGGCTGTGAGTCAGCCAACACACAGGTCCTGCAG GTATCGGAGGCCTGTGATGCTGTGTTTGTGTCTGGCCAGGAGAGCCAGGGTGCCAAGGGGGTGCGGGTGGACTTCTGGTGGCGCCGACTGAGGGCTTCCCTGAAGCTGACTGTATGGGCCCCACTTCTGCCCTTGCGCATTGAGCTGACTGACACCACTCTGGAGCAAATCCGAGGCTGGAGGGTCCCAGGCCCATCAGAAGG GCAGTCGGAGCCTGAAGCTGCGGCTGACGAAGCTGAGCGGCGCTCCCGGGGCTGCCGCCTGCAGTACCAGAGAGCTGGTGTGCGCTTCCTGGTGCCCTTTGCGGCTCACCCGCAGGACGGTGGCCGCCGCCTCACCCACCTGCTCGGCCCTGATTGGATGCTGGATGTGAGTCACCTCGTGGCAGCCCACGCCCATGTGCAAGATCCTCGAATAGCCTCCTTGGAAGGCGGCCGCATCCTAGTGGGACAGGAGCCTGGAGTCACCTCTATCGAG GTTCGTTCCCCACTCTCTGACTCCATCCTGGGGGAGCAGGCACTGGCTGTGACAGATGACAAGGTCTCGGTGCTGGAGCTTCAGGTGCAGCCAGTGATGGGCATCGCACTGTCCCTGAGTCGGGGCACGTCCCACCCTGGGGAGGTCACGGCCATGTGCTGGGCCCAGTCATCTCTTCCAGCCCCAAAGCAG GAGGTGGCCCTCTCCCTGTGGCTGTCCTTCTCTGACCACACTTTGGCCCCTGCTGAGCTCTACGACCGCAGTGACCTGGGACTGTCTGTCTCAGCTGAGGAGCCCAGTGCTGTCCTGCCTGCTGAAGAGCAGGGAGCCCAACTCGGTGTGGTGGTGAGTGGGGTTGGGGCCGGCGGGCTACCCCTTCATGTGGCTCTGCACCCACCGGAACCTTGTCGCCGGGGCCGCCATCGCGTCCCCCTGGCCTCAGGCACCGCCTGGCTGGGGCTGCCCCCACTGCCCACACCAGCTCCCGCCCTCCCATCCAGCCCTGCCCGGAGTCCACCGCTCACAGAAGCCACTGTGGGGGGGAAGCGGCAGCTAGCGGGTGGTATGGGGGCCCACGTGGATGTTAGGGGCAAGTTTGAGCGGGCAGAAGAAGCTGGGATGGAAGAGGATGAggccaaagaagaggaggaagatgaggaagagatgGTGCCTGCTCCTCAGCGTATCACCAACCTAGAGCTGGGAATGTATGCTCTGCTGGGCGTCTTCTGTCTGGCCATCCTCATCTTCCTGGTCAATGGCGTGGTCTTCGTGTTGCGCTACCAGCGCAAAGAGCCTCCCGACAGCGCTACGGACCCTGCCTCCCCCCAGCCCCATAACTGGGTCTGGCTGGGAACCAATCAGGAAGAACTGAGTCGTCAGCTGGACCGTTGCTCTCCCCCGGGTCCACCcaagggggagggaggctgcCCCTGTGAAAGTGGGGCTGCAGGGGACGCCCCAGCTGCGGTCCCCAGTGCTTCAGAGGGCACTGCTGGCTCCTCGAGTACCCTGGCCCGCAAAGACGCTGGGGGGCGTCGGAAGCGAGTAGAGTTTGTGACGTTTGCACCAGCGCCCCCAGCCCAGCTGCCCGAGGAACCTGTAGGGGCCCCGGCTGTACAGTCCATCCTGGTAGCAGGTGAGGAGGACATCCGCTGGGTGTGCGAGGACATGGGGCTAAAGGACCCGGAGGAGCTTCGAAACTACATGGAGAGGATCCGGGGCAGCTCCTGA
- the Tmem132a gene encoding transmembrane protein 132A isoform X1, protein MCAAMAERAAAAPRGPHGAWLCLLVALALEVVRVGSNQDTTDPVYLPVALELLDAPEHFRVQQMGHYPSVNSSLSSRSETFLLLQPWPRAQPLLRASYPPFSTQQVVPPRVTEPHRQPVPWDVRAVSVEAAVTPAEPYARVLFHLKGQDWPPGPASLPCARLHATHPAGTAHQACRFQPSLGACVVELEFPSHWFSQSATTRAELAYTLEPAGERPGSCGPGTEEEPREQAIPVGSVELHPADPPQYQEVPLDEAVTLRAPNVPLRPGQLFTATLLLRRNFTASFLTLRIKVKKGLQVTAARPAQPTFWTAKLDRFKGSKHHTSLITCHRAGPAEPDSSSPPELSEFLWVDFAVENSTGGGVAVTRPVTWQLEYPGQAPEAEKDKMVWEILVSERDIRALVPLAKAEELVNTAPLTGVPQRIPVRLVTVDSGGALEEVTGHIGCESANTQVLQVSEACDAVFVSGQESQGAKGVRVDFWWRRLRASLKLTVWAPLLPLRIELTDTTLEQIRGWRVPGPSEGQSEPEAAADEAERRSRGCRLQYQRAGVRFLVPFAAHPQDGGRRLTHLLGPDWMLDVSHLVAAHAHVQDPRIASLEGGRILVGQEPGVTSIEVRSPLSDSILGEQALAVTDDKVSVLELQVQPVMGIALSLSRGTSHPGEVTAMCWAQSSLPAPKQEVALSLWLSFSDHTLAPAELYDRSDLGLSVSAEEPSAVLPAEEQGAQLGVVVSGVGAGGLPLHVALHPPEPCRRGRHRVPLASGTAWLGLPPLPTPAPALPSSPARSPPLTEATVGGKRQLAGGMGAHVDVRGKFERAEEAGMEEDEAKEEEEDEEEMVPAPQRITNLELGMYALLGVFCLAILIFLVNGVVFVLRYQRKEPPDSATDPASPQPHNWVWLGTNQEELSRQLDRCSPPGPPKGEGGCPCESGAAGDAPAAVPSASEGTAGSSSTLARKDAGGRRKRVEFVTFAPAPPAQLPEEPVGAPAVQSILVAGEEDIRWVCEDMGLKDPEELRNYMERIRGSS, encoded by the exons ATGTGCGCCGCGATGGCTGAACGCGCGGCTGCGGCCCCTCGGGGGCCCCACggtgcctggctctgcctcctggtgGCCCTCGCCCTGGAAGTCGTGAGAG TTGGCAGTAACCAAGACACCACGGACCCTGTCTACCTGCCAGTGGCCCTGGAACTCCTAGATGCCCCTGAACATTTTCGTGTGCAGCAGATGGGCCACTACCCATCTGTTAACTCTTCCCTGAGCTCCCGCTCTGAGACCTTTCTGCTCCTGCAGCCCTGGCCCAGGGCACAGCCACTTCTCCGGGCCTCCTACCCACCTTTTTCCACACAGCAG GTGGTCCCTCCTAGGGTCACTGAGCCTCACCGACAGCCTGTCCCTTGGGATGTGCGGGCTGTTTCCGTGGAAGCAGCTGTGACTCCAGCAGAACCTTATGCCCGTGTCCTCTTCCACCTCAAAGGGCAGGATTGGCCGCCAGGACCTGCCAGCTTGCCCTGTGCCCGGCTGCATGCCACACACCCTGCAGGCACTGCCCACCAAGCCTGCCGCTTCCAG CCATCTCTGGGTGCCTGCGTGGTGGAATTGGAGTTCCCTTCTCACTGGTTCTCCCAAAGTGCCACCACAAGGGCCGAACTGGCCTACACACTAGAGCCTGCGGGTGAGCGCCCTGGGAGCTGTGGCCCTGGCACAGAGGAGGAGCCCAGGGAGCAGGCTATCCCAGTGGGCAGTGTGGAGCTGCACCCTGCAGACCCCCCACAGTACCAGGAGGTCCCGTTGGATGAAGCAGTCACCCTGCGGGCACCCAATGTGCCACTGAGGCCCGGCCAGCTCTTCACTGCCACCCTCCTGCTCCGACGCAACTTCACAGCCAGCTTTCTTACACTGCG GATCAAGGTAAAGAAAGGGCTGCAGGTGACAGCTGCTCGCCCAGCCCAGCCCACCTTCTGGACTGCTAAATTAGACCGCTTCAAGGGCTCCAAGCACCACACCAGCCTGATCACCTGTCACCGTGCTGGGCCTGCAGAGCCAGATTCCAG CAGCCCCCCTGAACTGTCTGAGTTCCTATGGGTGGACTTTGCGGTGGAGAATAGCACCGGTGGGGGCGTGGCAGTCACTCGCCCTGTCACGTGGCAGCTGGAGTACCCAGGTCAGGCCCCCGAAGCAGAGAAGGATAAAATGGTGTGGGAGATCCTGGTGTCTGAGCGGGACATCAGAGCCCTTGTCCCACTGGCCAAG GCTGAGGAGCTGGTGAACACGGCTCCACTGACTGGAGTGCCCCAGCGCATCCCTGTGCGTCTTGTCACTGTGGACAGTGGGGGAGCCCTGGAGGAGGTCACAGGACACATTGGCTGTGAGTCAGCCAACACACAGGTCCTGCAG GTATCGGAGGCCTGTGATGCTGTGTTTGTGTCTGGCCAGGAGAGCCAGGGTGCCAAGGGGGTGCGGGTGGACTTCTGGTGGCGCCGACTGAGGGCTTCCCTGAAGCTGACTGTATGGGCCCCACTTCTGCCCTTGCGCATTGAGCTGACTGACACCACTCTGGAGCAAATCCGAGGCTGGAGGGTCCCAGGCCCATCAGAAGG GCAGTCGGAGCCTGAAGCTGCGGCTGACGAAGCTGAGCGGCGCTCCCGGGGCTGCCGCCTGCAGTACCAGAGAGCTGGTGTGCGCTTCCTGGTGCCCTTTGCGGCTCACCCGCAGGACGGTGGCCGCCGCCTCACCCACCTGCTCGGCCCTGATTGGATGCTGGATGTGAGTCACCTCGTGGCAGCCCACGCCCATGTGCAAGATCCTCGAATAGCCTCCTTGGAAGGCGGCCGCATCCTAGTGGGACAGGAGCCTGGAGTCACCTCTATCGAG GTTCGTTCCCCACTCTCTGACTCCATCCTGGGGGAGCAGGCACTGGCTGTGACAGATGACAAGGTCTCGGTGCTGGAGCTTCAGGTGCAGCCAGTGATGGGCATCGCACTGTCCCTGAGTCGGGGCACGTCCCACCCTGGGGAGGTCACGGCCATGTGCTGGGCCCAGTCATCTCTTCCAGCCCCAAAGCAG GAGGTGGCCCTCTCCCTGTGGCTGTCCTTCTCTGACCACACTTTGGCCCCTGCTGAGCTCTACGACCGCAGTGACCTGGGACTGTCTGTCTCAGCTGAGGAGCCCAGTGCTGTCCTGCCTGCTGAAGAGCAGGGAGCCCAACTCGGTGTGGTGGTGAGTGGGGTTGGGGCCGGCGGGCTACCCCTTCATGTGGCTCTGCACCCACCGGAACCTTGTCGCCGGGGCCGCCATCGCGTCCCCCTGGCCTCAGGCACCGCCTGGCTGGGGCTGCCCCCACTGCCCACACCAGCTCCCGCCCTCCCATCCAGCCCTGCCCGGAGTCCACCGCTCACAGAAGCCACTGTGGGGGGGAAGCGGCAGCTAGCGGGTGGTATGGGGGCCCACGTGGATGTTAGGGGCAAGTTTGAGCGGGCAGAAGAAGCTGGGATGGAAGAGGATGAggccaaagaagaggaggaagatgaggaagagatgGTGCCTGCTCCTCAGCGTATCACCAACCTAGAGCTGGGAATGTATGCTCTGCTGGGCGTCTTCTGTCTGGCCATCCTCATCTTCCTGGTCAATGGCGTGGTCTTCGTGTTGCGCTACCAGCGCAAAGAGCCTCCCGACAGCGCTACGGACCCTGCCTCCCCCCAGCCCCATAACTGGGTCTGGCTGGGAACCAATCAGGAAGAACTGAGTCGTCAGCTGGACCGTTGCTCTCCCCCGGGTCCACCcaagggggagggaggctgcCCCTGTGAAAGTGGGGCTGCAGGGGACGCCCCAGCTGCGGTCCCCAGTGCTTCAGAGGGCACTGCTGGCTCCTCGAGTACCCTGGCCCGCAAAGACGCTGGGGGGCGTCGGAAGCGAGTAGAGTTTGTGACGTTTGCACCAGCGCCCCCAGCCCAGCTGCCCGAGGAACCTGTAGGGGCCCCGGCTGTACAGTCCATCCTGGTAGCAGGTGAGGAGGACATCCGCTGGGTGTGCGAGGACATGGGGCTAAAGGACCCGGAGGAGCTTCGAAACTACATGGAGAGGATCCGGGGCAGCTCCTGA
- the Slc15a3 gene encoding solute carrier family 15 member 3 isoform X2, with protein MSAPRAGEQPSRSGERRPLLAQGSRAPPRWRRTAVAAVLLVQLLERAAFFGVTSNLVLYLNSLNFNWEGEHASRATLLFLGASYLLAPVGGWLADVYLGRFLAISLSLLLYLATTGLLLTVITDDGRRSFCGEMPELPLGPACPSGDCQSFWSSPYCATTLYLVLLLLALAASSVRSNLTSFGADQVMDLGRDATRRFFNWFYWSISLGAVLSLLVVAFIEQNISFLWGYSIIVGLVGLAFFIFLLATPVFITKPPTGSQVSSMLKLAFQNCCPRCSSRDSEAAHLLPAQRYQQPGASPQEDRDNFQVLVKLLPVMVTLVPYWMVYFQMQSTYVLQGLHLHIPNIFRTNPNSSSLSLRSASSNYRIPEAWLLLASVVVVLILVPVKDHVIDPLLLRWRLPPSALRKMALGMFFGFTSIIVAGVLEKERLQYIAANQTVPQVIGHDLYYAAPLSIWWQIPQYLLIGVSEIFTSIPGLEFAYSEAPRSMQGAIMGIFFCLSGVGSLLGSGLVALLSFPGGWMYCPKDFASEWKAWKRNGRHTRNTWGVKILEGSLPHAHTLFRPY; from the exons ATGTCTGCTCCTCGCGCCGGAGAGCAGCCAAGCAGGTCCGGAGAGCGGCGACCGCTGTTGGCTCAAGGCTCGCGGGCCCCCCCACGGTGGAGACGGACAGCGGTCGCCGCGGTGCTGCTAGTCCAGCTGCTGGAACGAGCTGCGTTCTTCGGCGTCACCTCCAACCTCGTGCTCTACCTCAACAGCTTGAACTTCAATTGGGAGGGCGAGCACGCTTCGCGGGCCACGCTCCTCTTCCTGGGCGCCTCCTACCTGCTGGCTCCAGTGGGAGGCTGGCTGGCCGACGTGTACCTGGGCCGCTTCCTCGCTATCTCGCTCAGCCTGCTGCTCTACCTGGCCACCACCGGCTTGCTGCTCACCGTCATCACCGACGATGGTCGCAGATCCTTCTGCGGAGAGATGCCCGAGCTTCCGCTGGGACCCGCCTGCCCATCCGGAGACTGCCAAAGCTTCTGGTCCAGCCCCTACTGCGCGACCACTCTCTACTTGGTGCTCCTGCTCCTGGCGCTGGCTGCCAGCTCCGTGAGGAGCAACCTCACGTCTTTTGGGGCTGACCAG GTGATGGATCTTGGGCGCGATGCCACCCGCCGCTTCTTCAACTGGTTCTATTGGAGCATCAGCCTGGGTGCCGTACTGTCCCTGCTGGTGGTGGCCTTCATTGAGCAGAACATCAGCTTCCTGTGGGGCTACAGCATTATCGTGGGCCTCGTGGGACTGGCATTCTTCATCTTTCTCCTTGCCACCCCCGTCTTCATCACCAAACCCCCAACAGGCAGCCAAGTGTCATCTATGCTGAAGCTTGCATTCCAAAACTGCTGTCCCCGGTGCTCTTCCAG GGACTCTGAAGCTGCCCACCTATTGCCTGCCCAGAGGTATCAACAGCCAGGAGCTTCTCCACAGGAAGACAGGGACAACTTCCAGGTGCTGGTGAAGCTCCTGCCTGTGATGGTGACCCTTGTGCCTTACTGGATGGTGTATTTCCAG ATGCAGTCTACCTATGTCCTTCAAGGTCTCCACCTCCATATCCCCAACATCTTCAGGACCAACCCTAACAGTAGCTCTCTATCTCTGAGATCAGCCAGCAGCAACTACAGG ATCCCAGAAGCCTGGCTCCTGCTGGCCAGCGTTGTGGTGGTGTTGATTCTGGTCCCTGTCAAGGACCACGTGATTGACCCTCTACTGCTTCGGTGGAGGCTACCGCCCTCAGCTCTGCGGAAGATGGCCCTGGGCATGTTCTTTGGGTTCACGTCCATCATTGTGGCAG GAGTCCTGGAGAAAGAACGCTTGCAGTACATCGCTGCCAACCAGACTGTGCCTCAGGTGATTGGGCACGACTTGTACTACGCGGCGCCACTGTCTATCTGGTGGCAAATCCCCCAGTACCTGCTCATCGGGGTCAGCGAGATTTTTACCAGCATCCCAG GTCTGGAGTTTGCCTACTCAGAAGCCCCACGCTCCATGCAGGGTGCAATCATGGGCATCTTCTTCTGCCTTTCGGGGGTAGGGTCACTGCTAGGCTCTGGCCTGGTGGCCTTACTCTCCTTTCCAGGAGGCTGGATGTACTGTCCCAAGGACTTTG CGTCCGAATGGAAGGCTTGGAAGAGGAATGGGAGACACACCAGAAACACGTGGGGAGTTAAGATACTCGAGGGCTCTctaccacacgcacacacactattCAGACCATACTGA